In Streptomyces sp. SLBN-118, the following are encoded in one genomic region:
- a CDS encoding NAD(P)/FAD-dependent oxidoreductase, translating to MTQIDAAVVGTGPNGLAAAVTLARAGLRVELYERADDIGGGLRSEALFDKDVVHDICAAVHPMAAASPFFREFDLGTRGVALLNPEISYAHPLDDGRAALAHHDLDATCAELGPDGKRWRRLMRPLLDHSAGVVDLILSGGRSLPRDPIAPLVLSPRVVRHSTSLGGFRGEEAAALLTGVAAHAMGPLPSIASGAVAMLLGHLAHGSGWPLPRGGSVRIAEALAADITAHGGRFHTGTPVTDLRQLRHARTVFLDTSPKGFLALAASRLPTRYARALAAFRYGPGAAKVDFLVSEPIPWRNPAVGRAGTVHLGGTRAEMVRQEGLTARGVPTGEPFVLVTDPSVTDPGRARQGRRPVWAYAHVPNGDTRDPIALVRSRIERYAPGFGDTVIAQRAISAAEYESYNPNYVGGDIGAGAMTLTQSLLRPVPRLDPYRTPLRGVYLCSASTPPGPSVHGMSGYLAALSALRREFGVPRAPGLALSPAPLAPPRATR from the coding sequence ATGACCCAGATCGACGCCGCAGTGGTCGGCACCGGCCCCAACGGACTCGCGGCGGCCGTCACGCTGGCCCGAGCGGGCCTGCGGGTGGAACTGTACGAACGCGCCGACGACATCGGCGGCGGACTGCGCAGCGAGGCGCTCTTCGACAAGGACGTCGTGCACGACATCTGCGCCGCGGTGCATCCCATGGCCGCGGCCTCGCCCTTCTTCCGCGAGTTCGACCTGGGCACGCGCGGTGTCGCACTGCTGAACCCCGAGATCAGCTACGCGCATCCGCTCGACGACGGCCGCGCAGCGCTCGCCCACCACGACCTCGACGCCACCTGCGCGGAGCTCGGGCCGGACGGAAAGCGCTGGCGCCGCCTGATGCGGCCCCTGCTCGACCACAGCGCGGGCGTCGTCGACCTCATTCTCTCGGGGGGACGGTCCCTGCCCCGCGACCCGATCGCCCCGCTCGTGCTGTCCCCGCGGGTCGTGCGGCACTCCACCTCACTGGGCGGTTTCCGGGGGGAGGAAGCGGCGGCGCTGCTCACAGGTGTGGCCGCACATGCGATGGGCCCGCTTCCCTCCATCGCCTCCGGAGCCGTCGCGATGCTGCTCGGCCACCTGGCGCACGGGTCGGGGTGGCCGCTGCCGAGGGGCGGAAGTGTGCGCATCGCGGAGGCGCTGGCCGCTGACATCACGGCGCACGGCGGCCGCTTCCACACCGGTACGCCCGTCACCGACCTGCGCCAACTGCGCCATGCCAGAACGGTGTTCCTCGACACCAGCCCCAAGGGCTTCCTCGCGCTCGCCGCTTCCCGGCTGCCCACCCGGTACGCCCGTGCGCTGGCCGCCTTCCGCTACGGCCCCGGCGCGGCCAAGGTCGACTTCCTGGTCTCGGAACCGATCCCGTGGCGCAATCCCGCGGTGGGGCGGGCCGGCACCGTACATCTCGGCGGTACCCGTGCCGAGATGGTGCGCCAGGAAGGACTCACAGCGCGTGGTGTGCCGACCGGCGAGCCGTTCGTCCTGGTCACGGATCCCTCGGTCACGGATCCTGGCCGGGCACGGCAGGGCAGGCGTCCGGTGTGGGCCTACGCTCATGTGCCCAACGGCGACACACGTGACCCGATCGCGCTCGTACGGTCCCGGATCGAGCGGTACGCCCCCGGCTTCGGCGACACGGTCATCGCTCAACGGGCGATCTCGGCGGCCGAATACGAGTCGTACAACCCCAATTACGTGGGCGGCGACATCGGCGCCGGCGCGATGACTCTCACCCAGTCGCTCCTGCGGCCGGTGCCGCGCCTGGACCCGTACCGCACTCCCCTGCGTGGGGTGTACCTGTGCTCGGCATCGACGCCGCCCGGCCCCAGCGTGCACGGCATGTCCGGTTACTTGGCGGCTCTTTCGGCTCTCCGCCGTGAGTTCGGCGTCCCTCGGGCGCCGGGCCTTGCCCTGTCCCCCGCGCCGCTTGCTCCCCCCAGAGCGACGCGGTGA
- a CDS encoding LuxR family transcriptional regulator, with protein MAVFGLSQTEEAIYRHFLRNPGTSDDDIHLLLEISPHQARESVNRLCAVGVLSRTESNLLSAVSPETAVDRLTELRLRELHKEFEHVIRSRHLVSELRTEQGPKAVAPHGVERLQSLPQIRNRIDDLAFFAREEILSVEPHTALTPENISRARRLDQRCLRRGVRMRSVVRKEALEHPPTLDYLRELAAQGAVIRVAEDVSERILVYDRRAALVPRDPADTTRGALLAHEEGLVASIVALFEKIWDQAEDLSGSVDGQAGADDGPGPGDIERRVLQWMCQGHKDEIGARALGISIRTYRRHVAELLRLLGASSRPHAALVARERGWI; from the coding sequence ATGGCTGTTTTTGGGCTGTCACAAACGGAAGAGGCGATTTATCGACACTTCTTGCGGAATCCGGGAACCTCCGACGACGACATCCACCTGCTTCTGGAGATATCCCCGCACCAGGCCCGCGAGTCGGTCAACCGGCTGTGCGCGGTCGGAGTACTGAGCCGTACCGAATCCAATCTGCTGTCGGCCGTGAGTCCCGAGACCGCGGTCGATCGCCTCACCGAACTGCGCCTGCGCGAGCTGCACAAGGAGTTCGAACACGTCATCCGGTCCCGTCACCTGGTCTCCGAACTCCGCACCGAGCAGGGGCCGAAGGCCGTCGCACCGCATGGAGTGGAGCGGCTGCAGAGCCTGCCGCAGATCCGTAACAGGATCGACGACCTGGCGTTCTTCGCGCGGGAGGAGATCCTCTCCGTCGAGCCCCACACGGCCCTCACGCCCGAGAACATCTCCCGCGCCCGCCGGCTCGACCAGCGCTGTCTGCGCCGTGGCGTGCGCATGCGCAGCGTTGTCCGCAAGGAGGCGCTCGAACACCCGCCGACCCTGGACTATCTGCGCGAGTTGGCGGCGCAGGGCGCCGTGATACGGGTGGCGGAGGATGTCTCGGAGCGCATCCTTGTCTACGACCGGCGTGCAGCCCTGGTGCCCAGGGACCCCGCCGACACCACCAGAGGCGCCCTGCTGGCCCATGAGGAAGGCCTGGTCGCCAGCATCGTGGCCCTCTTCGAGAAGATCTGGGACCAGGCCGAGGACCTTTCCGGCAGCGTCGACGGCCAGGCCGGCGCCGACGACGGGCCCGGTCCCGGAGACATCGAACGGCGTGTGCTGCAGTGGATGTGCCAGGGCCACAAGGACGAGATCGGTGCACGGGCCCTGGGAATCTCGATACGGACCTATCGGCGGCATGTCGCCGAACTGCTGAGGCTTCTCGGCGCATCGAGCCGCCCGCACGCCGCCCTCGTGGCCCGCGAACGCGGCTGGATCTGA
- a CDS encoding DUF72 domain-containing protein: MPLLVGTSGWQYKDWRGVLYPSKQPQRLWLEEYAGQFATVENNNAFYRLPTTDNFASWRERTPEGFVMAVKASRYLTHLKRLHDPEEPVRRLMDRAEGLGDRLGPVLLQLPPNFREDIAALDACLGCFPGTVRTAVEFRHPSWWEVERELRAVLERHGSALCWADRASRPVTPLWRTASWGYVRFHGGIAEPPPRYGRRALKSWAGRIADAWPDDDDVYVYFNNDVGGAAVVDAALFARAAAALGRTVSRTPSLPPGP, from the coding sequence ATGCCCCTGCTCGTCGGAACCTCGGGATGGCAGTACAAGGACTGGCGCGGCGTTCTGTATCCCTCCAAGCAACCCCAGCGGCTGTGGCTGGAGGAGTACGCCGGACAGTTCGCCACCGTGGAGAACAACAACGCCTTCTACCGGCTTCCCACGACGGACAACTTCGCCTCCTGGCGGGAACGGACGCCCGAAGGGTTCGTCATGGCGGTCAAGGCCAGCCGCTATCTGACCCATCTGAAGCGGCTGCACGACCCCGAGGAGCCCGTACGCCGGCTCATGGACCGCGCCGAGGGCCTCGGCGACCGGCTCGGGCCCGTCCTGCTTCAACTGCCCCCCAACTTCCGGGAGGACATCGCGGCTCTGGACGCCTGCCTCGGCTGCTTCCCCGGCACGGTCCGGACGGCCGTCGAATTCCGCCATCCCTCTTGGTGGGAGGTGGAGCGGGAGCTCCGGGCGGTACTGGAACGGCATGGCAGCGCCCTGTGCTGGGCGGACCGGGCATCCCGCCCGGTGACGCCCCTGTGGCGTACCGCGTCGTGGGGGTACGTGCGGTTTCACGGCGGCATCGCCGAGCCGCCGCCGCGCTACGGCCGCCGGGCCCTGAAGTCCTGGGCCGGCCGGATCGCCGACGCCTGGCCGGACGACGACGACGTGTACGTGTATTTCAACAACGACGTCGGCGGTGCGGCCGTGGTGGACGCCGCGCTGTTCGCCCGGGCGGCGGCCGCGCTGGGCCGGACGGTGAGCCGTACGCCTTCTCTCCCGCCCGGGCCGTGA
- a CDS encoding LexA family transcriptional regulator — protein MVDRLSVRQESILRCITEWIAEHGEAPTIREIGENVGLSSTSSVAYQLRRLEQAGLISRSGRSWRSCRIGN, from the coding sequence GTGGTCGATCGCCTGAGCGTGCGGCAGGAGAGCATTCTGCGGTGCATCACGGAGTGGATCGCCGAACACGGCGAGGCCCCGACGATCCGGGAGATCGGTGAGAACGTCGGCCTGTCGAGCACCTCTTCGGTGGCCTATCAGCTCCGCCGACTGGAACAGGCCGGGCTGATCAGCCGCAGCGGCCGCAGCTGGCGCTCGTGCCGCATCGGCAACTGA
- a CDS encoding PP2C family serine/threonine-protein phosphatase, whose translation MPYIAVTALSHVGLIREHNEDSLVVGPWTLCGTVTENPQTLVFPLGTPLVVAVADGLGGQPAGEVASALAARQLASFGPSLDGEATLREALDVCNQSVYAAAGGRPELATMGTTVAGAVVLADSLLTFNVGDSKVYEAGGDGLRQVSVDDSPQPAPGRRITSAVTQTLGGRLEFEAVTAHVSASALSAGDRYLICTDGLTDPLPDEVIDELLRVHDDGRAAFELWKAAIEAGGPDNITLALVRIDE comes from the coding sequence GTGCCGTACATAGCCGTGACCGCCCTGAGCCACGTCGGGCTGATCCGCGAGCACAACGAGGACAGCCTCGTCGTCGGGCCGTGGACGCTGTGTGGCACCGTGACCGAGAACCCTCAGACCCTGGTGTTCCCGCTCGGCACGCCGCTTGTGGTCGCGGTCGCCGACGGGCTCGGCGGGCAGCCCGCCGGGGAGGTGGCCAGCGCGCTCGCCGCCCGCCAACTCGCCTCGTTCGGCCCTTCTCTGGACGGCGAGGCGACGCTGCGTGAGGCGCTGGACGTATGCAACCAGTCGGTGTACGCGGCCGCCGGCGGCCGGCCCGAACTGGCCACTATGGGAACGACGGTCGCCGGAGCCGTCGTGCTCGCGGATTCGCTGCTGACGTTCAACGTCGGGGACAGCAAGGTGTACGAGGCGGGCGGGGACGGGCTGCGCCAGGTGAGCGTGGACGACAGCCCGCAACCGGCACCGGGGCGGCGCATCACCTCGGCCGTCACGCAGACGCTCGGCGGCCGACTCGAATTCGAGGCCGTCACGGCCCATGTGTCGGCCTCCGCGCTGTCCGCGGGCGATCGATACCTGATCTGCACGGACGGGCTGACCGACCCGTTGCCGGACGAGGTGATCGACGAACTGCTGCGGGTGCACGACGACGGCAGGGCGGCGTTCGAGCTCTGGAAAGCGGCGATCGAGGCGGGCGGTCCGGACAACATCACGCTGGCGCTCGTGCGGATCGACGAATAG
- a CDS encoding protein-arginine deiminase domain-containing protein: MSTSHARRAALAITVIGAVLAPVSPAFAVEPPPQVDLRADVNRDGLVDVRGVTDTDGEDSWAPGRGAVFLPNIDDDSKRCAVKGPGGKPLPDAKLAACNDASDAKVNGADDAADLARVRSVPMAKAPATATGALRVVNGGKYTRVFLKRTTGWTLVTAKTRLSAAELRSGVELGVESTDVIRDSKVWDGRAVIRLTVTSGGKSTSDDVTLRVAPLLTHHHLQNAQQLTVTRVPGKDDYARRQQAFVKGLAAEVKSAGISKPLVTFEKYGDIWAQDFVEPGYVSMAGPGGRQHVMRVMLRSAQADREAGRELFEKLRGNGVGVVQVSGVRDSEEWTLNSMGNLETIPPYNNGGRFFPAGRIIMGERKDSGSKPAQAMRTLLKSQGFQDPLLLDTSWLDVGHVDEFVQFLPADTPRGWKIAIADPDAGLRLLREAKAAGHGKTRMFSVPGSKDLPAPKETIDQALASKWLVADNTMAAKRIAANLAVLMRETGVTGAEVVRVPALYTRGSGEQRGDSMPRLTRMGAGQTPDAVREYGQQKELARHREGGAAAGGVMTSAYVPGAVNGIVLGRNRYLAPRQWGPVIGGKDIFTAAVTAAYTGAGMKVSYLDDWYTYHVGMGEVHCGTNTLRDASAAWWKP; the protein is encoded by the coding sequence GTGAGTACGAGCCATGCGAGACGCGCCGCACTGGCCATCACCGTGATCGGGGCCGTACTGGCGCCCGTGTCACCGGCGTTCGCCGTCGAGCCACCGCCACAGGTGGACCTGCGGGCGGATGTGAACCGGGACGGCCTGGTGGATGTCCGCGGCGTCACGGACACCGACGGCGAGGACAGCTGGGCCCCCGGGAGGGGCGCGGTCTTCCTGCCCAATATCGACGACGACAGCAAGCGGTGTGCCGTGAAGGGTCCCGGCGGCAAGCCGTTGCCGGACGCCAAGCTCGCCGCCTGCAACGACGCTTCCGACGCCAAGGTGAACGGCGCCGACGACGCGGCCGACCTGGCGCGGGTGCGTTCCGTGCCGATGGCGAAGGCGCCCGCCACCGCGACGGGCGCGCTGCGGGTCGTCAACGGCGGCAAGTACACCCGGGTCTTCCTCAAGCGCACCACTGGCTGGACCCTTGTCACCGCCAAGACCCGGCTGTCGGCCGCCGAGCTGCGCTCCGGCGTGGAGCTCGGGGTCGAGAGCACCGACGTCATACGTGACAGCAAGGTCTGGGACGGCCGTGCCGTGATCCGGCTGACCGTGACCTCCGGCGGGAAGAGCACGTCGGACGACGTCACGCTGCGCGTCGCCCCGCTGCTCACCCACCATCACCTGCAGAACGCACAGCAGTTGACGGTCACCAGGGTTCCGGGGAAGGACGATTACGCGCGCAGGCAGCAGGCCTTCGTCAAGGGCCTCGCCGCCGAGGTCAAGTCGGCCGGCATCTCCAAGCCGCTGGTCACCTTCGAGAAGTACGGGGACATCTGGGCGCAGGACTTCGTCGAGCCCGGTTATGTGAGCATGGCCGGTCCCGGCGGACGCCAGCACGTCATGCGCGTGATGCTGCGCTCCGCGCAGGCGGACCGCGAGGCGGGCCGGGAACTGTTCGAGAAGCTGCGCGGCAACGGCGTGGGCGTGGTGCAGGTGTCCGGGGTCCGTGACTCGGAGGAATGGACCCTCAACTCGATGGGGAACCTGGAAACCATCCCTCCCTACAACAACGGCGGCCGGTTCTTCCCCGCCGGACGCATCATCATGGGCGAACGCAAGGACAGCGGCTCGAAGCCCGCACAGGCCATGCGGACGCTGCTGAAGTCCCAGGGCTTCCAGGACCCGCTGCTCCTGGACACCTCCTGGCTGGACGTGGGCCACGTGGACGAGTTCGTCCAGTTCCTCCCGGCGGACACCCCGCGTGGCTGGAAGATCGCGATCGCCGACCCCGATGCCGGGCTGCGGCTTCTGCGCGAGGCGAAGGCGGCAGGGCACGGCAAAACGCGGATGTTCTCGGTGCCGGGCAGCAAGGACCTGCCCGCCCCCAAGGAGACCATCGACCAGGCGCTCGCCTCGAAGTGGCTGGTGGCCGACAACACCATGGCCGCGAAGCGGATCGCCGCGAATCTCGCGGTGCTCATGCGCGAGACGGGTGTCACCGGCGCCGAGGTCGTACGGGTGCCCGCCCTGTACACGCGGGGTTCGGGCGAGCAGCGCGGTGACAGCATGCCGCGGCTGACGCGGATGGGCGCGGGCCAGACACCGGACGCGGTCCGCGAGTACGGGCAGCAGAAGGAACTCGCACGGCACCGCGAGGGCGGCGCCGCCGCGGGAGGTGTCATGACCAGCGCCTACGTTCCGGGGGCGGTCAACGGGATCGTGCTCGGCAGGAACCGCTACCTGGCTCCGCGGCAGTGGGGACCGGTCATCGGCGGCAAGGACATCTTCACCGCCGCCGTGACCGCCGCGTACACGGGCGCGGGCATGAAGGTGTCCTACCTCGACGACTGGTACACGTATCACGTCGGCATGGGCGAGGTGCACTGCGGAACGAACACGCTGCGCGATGCCTCCGCCGCCTGGTGGAAGCCGTAG
- a CDS encoding SpoIIE family protein phosphatase, producing MTERTRVFGGAALAAVYVLDKRHDTLQLAESAGGSGALYGLSPSYSLSGRAPVVEAFRTGRPLWLNATGLASYREGTSESLPADVSLGALPLGANGSPLGCLVVVDEVADGFDTERRNFLELYADQVAAWLEAGSEPSIHAIGRTGRRPVLGPALDRFGVGSFTLVLSTGQIDADDRVLDLVDIPREDFDGRVETLLEHTVPDDLPALMAIVDPGHMTSAGRELEFRIRRPTGELRWLRLRVRRLAERDGRPERVLGVVADAAHLRPSADEVSRVQRLSVALAGAMTVRDVSRAVVAALREPLEADRVALAELEGDRLVVSVLDPPEPGAWPELWRSEWRSEWPDAPARALPTLEAALREGRMSLWTAGSTLEPNLAGVGPGGLAVLPLPAEGRVVGACLVGWDEPHTFGPEERSLLTATAGLVGQALMRARALDAEHELATMLQRSLLPRKLPRLSGAVAVARYLPATVGLAVGGDWYDVIPLAENQVALVVGDVQGHNAGAATIMGQMRTAIRAYAVEGHPPDVVVSRANHLLVGMETDLFATCCYVAIDMEEGDAWCVRAGHLPPLLRTADGEAREVPVEGGPPLGVLATAEYPMTAVALTPGAVLALLTDGLVESSSLHLEDGMRRVCEALSAADPSDTGRMADELLGGANRRDDDVALLLLRYDGIGVRPLRVSWTVWRLPDAVAHARRFTARTLRSWKVKEEADTILLIVSELVTNALVHTEGQVRVDFTLAGERVRVAVSDTSPRAPVKPANVNWEATGGRGILLVEAMSASYGSVPLSGGKQVWADVALGPREA from the coding sequence GTGACAGAGCGGACCCGGGTTTTCGGCGGGGCGGCGCTGGCCGCCGTCTATGTGCTGGACAAGAGGCACGACACCCTCCAGCTGGCGGAATCGGCCGGAGGCTCCGGTGCCCTGTACGGGCTGTCGCCCAGCTACTCCCTGTCCGGCCGTGCTCCCGTCGTGGAAGCCTTTCGCACCGGCCGCCCGCTGTGGCTCAACGCGACGGGACTCGCCTCGTACCGGGAGGGCACCTCCGAGAGCCTGCCAGCCGATGTCTCGCTCGGCGCGCTGCCGCTCGGAGCGAACGGCAGCCCGCTCGGCTGCCTGGTCGTCGTCGACGAGGTCGCGGACGGTTTCGACACCGAACGGCGCAACTTCCTGGAGCTCTACGCCGACCAGGTCGCCGCATGGCTCGAAGCGGGCAGTGAACCGAGCATTCACGCCATCGGCCGTACGGGCCGCCGCCCGGTCCTCGGGCCCGCCCTGGACCGTTTCGGCGTCGGCTCCTTCACCCTCGTACTGAGCACCGGGCAGATCGACGCGGACGACCGGGTGCTCGATCTGGTCGACATCCCCAGGGAAGACTTCGACGGCCGGGTCGAGACGCTGCTCGAACACACCGTCCCCGACGATCTGCCCGCGCTCATGGCCATCGTCGATCCGGGCCATATGACCTCCGCCGGCCGGGAACTGGAATTCCGCATCCGTCGCCCCACGGGTGAGCTGCGCTGGCTGCGCCTGCGTGTCCGGCGGCTCGCGGAGCGCGACGGCAGGCCCGAGCGGGTGCTCGGCGTCGTCGCCGACGCCGCGCACCTGCGGCCCAGCGCGGACGAGGTCTCCCGGGTGCAGCGGCTGTCCGTCGCCCTGGCCGGTGCGATGACCGTCCGGGATGTCAGCCGTGCGGTGGTGGCCGCGCTGCGCGAACCGCTGGAAGCCGACCGGGTGGCGCTCGCCGAACTGGAGGGCGACCGGCTGGTGGTGTCGGTCCTCGACCCGCCCGAACCCGGTGCCTGGCCGGAACTGTGGCGTTCGGAATGGCGGTCCGAGTGGCCCGACGCACCCGCGCGCGCCCTGCCCACGCTGGAGGCCGCGCTGCGCGAGGGCCGGATGAGCCTGTGGACGGCGGGATCCACCCTGGAGCCGAACCTCGCGGGTGTCGGCCCCGGCGGCCTCGCCGTGCTGCCGCTCCCCGCCGAGGGCCGGGTGGTCGGCGCGTGCCTGGTCGGATGGGACGAGCCGCACACCTTCGGTCCCGAGGAGCGGTCCTTGCTCACCGCGACCGCGGGCCTGGTGGGACAGGCGCTGATGCGCGCACGTGCGCTCGACGCCGAGCACGAGCTCGCAACGATGCTCCAGCGCAGCCTGCTGCCCCGCAAGCTTCCCCGGCTGTCGGGCGCCGTCGCCGTCGCCCGCTACCTGCCCGCGACGGTGGGCCTTGCCGTGGGCGGGGACTGGTACGACGTGATCCCGCTCGCCGAGAACCAGGTGGCGCTGGTCGTCGGGGACGTCCAGGGACACAACGCGGGCGCCGCGACGATCATGGGCCAGATGCGTACGGCCATCAGGGCCTACGCGGTGGAGGGCCACCCTCCCGACGTCGTCGTCTCCCGCGCCAATCACCTGCTCGTCGGCATGGAGACCGACCTCTTCGCCACCTGCTGCTATGTCGCCATCGACATGGAGGAGGGCGACGCCTGGTGCGTACGTGCCGGACATCTGCCGCCTCTGCTGCGTACGGCGGACGGCGAAGCCCGGGAGGTGCCGGTCGAGGGCGGGCCCCCGCTGGGCGTGCTCGCGACGGCGGAGTACCCGATGACCGCGGTCGCCCTGACCCCGGGCGCGGTGCTCGCCCTGCTGACGGACGGCCTGGTCGAGTCGTCGAGCCTGCATCTCGAGGACGGCATGCGCCGCGTGTGCGAGGCCCTGTCCGCCGCGGACCCGTCCGACACCGGGCGGATGGCCGACGAACTGCTCGGCGGCGCCAACCGGCGCGACGACGATGTGGCCCTGCTGCTCCTGCGCTACGACGGGATCGGGGTGCGGCCGCTGCGGGTGAGCTGGACCGTGTGGAGGCTGCCCGACGCCGTCGCCCACGCGCGTCGCTTCACGGCCCGCACCCTGCGCTCCTGGAAGGTGAAGGAGGAGGCCGACACCATCCTGCTGATCGTCTCCGAGCTGGTCACCAACGCCCTGGTCCACACCGAGGGCCAGGTCCGCGTCGACTTCACCCTCGCGGGGGAGCGCGTGCGGGTCGCGGTGAGCGACACCTCTCCGCGCGCGCCCGTCAAACCCGCGAACGTGAACTGGGAGGCGACCGGCGGCCGGGGCATCCTCCTCGTCGAGGCGATGTCGGCGTCGTACGGCTCCGTGCCGCTCAGCGGCGGCAAGCAGGTGTGGGCCGACGTCGCCCTGGGGCCGCGCGAGGCCTGA
- a CDS encoding VOC family protein, protein MAAQPEGTPCWADAMFSDLEGAKSFYGDVLGWTFGEAQSEYGNYTQAYANGKAVAAVVPPMPGAEGQSAWCLYLASPDAAATAAKIRDNGGEVLMEPMQVGDFGSMLLARDPGGAVFGVWQAGVHEGFEAKAVPGAYAWAEVFTREPEKSDAFFPAVFPYKVQRVEDPEMKGMDFNIYNLGGDTVLGRMKMGEEFPPEVPAYVNVYFTVEDCDAAVAKATERGAVLRFGPMDSPFGRFAALSDPQGAAFSVIDMTTTGEMPKMSDVT, encoded by the coding sequence ATGGCCGCACAACCTGAGGGCACGCCGTGCTGGGCTGACGCGATGTTCAGCGATCTCGAGGGTGCGAAGAGCTTCTACGGAGATGTGCTGGGCTGGACATTCGGGGAGGCGCAGTCGGAGTACGGCAACTACACACAGGCCTACGCCAACGGCAAGGCGGTGGCCGCTGTCGTCCCGCCGATGCCCGGCGCGGAGGGCCAGTCGGCGTGGTGTCTGTATCTCGCGTCGCCGGACGCCGCCGCCACGGCCGCGAAGATCCGTGACAACGGGGGCGAGGTGCTGATGGAGCCGATGCAGGTCGGCGACTTCGGTTCGATGCTGCTGGCCCGCGACCCGGGCGGTGCCGTGTTCGGGGTGTGGCAGGCGGGTGTCCACGAGGGTTTCGAGGCGAAGGCGGTACCGGGCGCGTACGCCTGGGCCGAGGTCTTCACGCGCGAGCCCGAGAAGTCGGACGCCTTCTTCCCCGCCGTCTTCCCGTACAAGGTGCAGCGCGTCGAAGACCCCGAGATGAAGGGGATGGACTTCAACATCTACAACCTCGGCGGGGACACGGTCCTGGGACGGATGAAGATGGGAGAGGAGTTCCCGCCCGAGGTGCCCGCGTACGTCAACGTGTACTTCACCGTCGAGGACTGCGACGCGGCGGTGGCCAAGGCGACGGAACGCGGCGCGGTACTGCGGTTCGGGCCGATGGACAGCCCGTTCGGCCGGTTCGCGGCGCTGAGTGATCCGCAGGGCGCGGCGTTCTCGGTGATCGACATGACCACGACCGGCGAGATGCCGAAGATGTCGGACGTGACCTGA
- the htpX gene encoding zinc metalloprotease HtpX: protein MPANRNLSRYAPDHGLTTRMVTTMFLIGLLYVVFVGALLVILRGSWPIILLIAGAVFVAQFWFSDRIAAFSMGAREVTPEQAPELHGVVDRICALADMPKPRVAIAESDVPNAFAIGRNERTALVCATTGLLRRLEPEELEGVLAHELSHVAHRDVAVMTIASFLGVLAGVMTRVALWGGFGRAGNSRDPNVAIAMILVPVVSAVVYVISFLLTRVLSRYRELSADRAAALLTGRPSALASALTKVTGEMARIPTEDLRKAEPYNAFWFAPAFSSKESLSRLFNSHPTLEQRLDQLARISAQLARP from the coding sequence ATGCCAGCGAACCGGAATCTGTCGCGCTACGCCCCGGATCACGGACTCACCACCCGGATGGTGACGACGATGTTCCTGATCGGGCTGCTCTACGTCGTCTTCGTGGGTGCCCTGCTGGTGATCCTGCGAGGCTCCTGGCCGATCATCCTGCTGATCGCGGGAGCGGTGTTCGTCGCGCAGTTCTGGTTCAGCGACCGGATCGCGGCCTTCAGCATGGGCGCGCGCGAGGTCACCCCCGAGCAGGCGCCCGAGCTGCACGGCGTCGTCGACCGTATCTGCGCGCTCGCCGACATGCCCAAGCCACGCGTCGCCATCGCAGAAAGCGACGTGCCCAACGCGTTCGCCATCGGCCGTAACGAGAGGACCGCCCTGGTCTGCGCGACGACCGGCCTGCTGCGCCGCCTGGAGCCGGAGGAACTGGAAGGGGTCCTCGCGCACGAGCTGTCGCATGTCGCCCATCGCGATGTCGCGGTGATGACCATCGCCTCGTTCCTGGGCGTGCTGGCGGGCGTGATGACCCGTGTCGCTCTCTGGGGCGGCTTCGGCCGGGCGGGCAACAGCCGTGACCCCAACGTCGCCATCGCCATGATCCTTGTGCCGGTGGTCAGCGCCGTCGTCTACGTGATCAGCTTCCTGCTGACCCGCGTGCTCTCCCGCTACCGCGAACTGTCCGCCGACCGCGCTGCCGCGCTGCTCACCGGCCGCCCTTCGGCGCTCGCGTCCGCCCTCACCAAGGTGACGGGCGAGATGGCCCGGATCCCGACGGAGGACCTGCGCAAGGCGGAGCCCTACAACGCCTTCTGGTTCGCGCCGGCGTTCTCCTCGAAGGAGAGCCTGAGCCGCCTGTTCAACTCGCACCCGACGCTGGAGCAGCGCCTGGACCAGCTGGCCAGGATCTCGGCGCAGCTGGCCCGCCCGTAA
- a CDS encoding helix-turn-helix transcriptional regulator: protein MSNAKVLPLLEPDVVACCPPLTERPLTAEEAVRTAAMFKALGDPVRLRLFSAVASHPGGEACVCDISDVGVSQPTVSHHLKKLKEAGLLSSERRGTWVYYRVEPPVLAAMGHILGGYAA from the coding sequence ATGTCGAACGCGAAGGTGCTGCCCCTACTGGAGCCCGACGTCGTGGCGTGCTGCCCGCCGCTGACCGAACGCCCGCTCACAGCAGAAGAGGCGGTGCGCACCGCCGCCATGTTCAAGGCCCTCGGCGACCCGGTCCGGCTGCGGCTCTTCTCGGCGGTCGCCTCGCACCCGGGCGGCGAGGCGTGCGTCTGCGACATCTCCGACGTCGGCGTCTCCCAGCCGACCGTCAGCCACCACCTGAAGAAGCTCAAGGAAGCGGGCCTGCTCAGCTCGGAGCGGCGCGGCACCTGGGTCTACTACCGGGTCGAGCCGCCGGTGCTGGCCGCGATGGGCCACATCCTGGGCGGGTACGCCGCCTGA